GCTGGATCGCCTGTGGGTCGTATCGATACGACGGCGCACCGAAAAACGACGCGAGGTAGTCCTCGTCGATCTCCCGCGGGAGCACCGTCTCGATCGTCTCGTCGATGACTGGCTGCCACGCCTCCAGAACGTCCCGCATACCTCGTCTCTCCTCCCGGTATGCCTAAAAGCCTCCCGCATCGTCCTCTTTCGCCACCGAGTACTGTCACCCAATTGACCGTGGTTTGGGAGCCCTCCCACGGTTGTCGCAGTTATTTTCAGTGTAGTTGCGGATAGATGATGAAAGATATAAATCCCCCTGGGTACGTAAGGTTTTCACATACCGTGGGAGACAGACACGGGACGCCGTCGCGTGGTGGCTGGGCGATCGAGACGGCATGTGCTGGACGCGACTGATTGACCATGAGCAGAGATCTCTTCGACACGGCAGTGTCAGACGACGTGATCGACGGGAATCGTGCAGGAACTGAGACGGTGGCCGGTCCGACTGGAGCGACCCTCGCGGCGTCGGGCGAGACGAACGGTGGCGAACCAGTCGCACTGCAGTACTTCGATTACGACGATACGGTCGGCCCCGACGGCGATCACTGGGAACGGATCACCCGCGAGACGGAGTTGATCGCGCGTTCGGGCTACGACGCGGTCTGGGTCCAACCCCCGATGGAGCCGAACACGCCCGACAGCAACGGCTACAACCCCCGGGACCACCTGACGTGGGACTCGCCGCTGGGCAGCGAGGCCGAGTTCGAGCGGATGGTCGACGCGCTGGGCAACGCCCGCCACGGCGAGGTCGGCGTCTACATCGACGCCATCGTCAACCACACGGCGACCGACGACCCCGGTGGTGGGACCTACGCCCATCTGGACGACCCCGAGTACTACCACCACCCCCACGATGGTGGCCGGACGAAGATGCAGTTGTTCGATCTCTGGGATCTCGATCAAACCCACGAGATGGTGAGTCGGCACCTCCGGGCGTACGTCGAGAAGATCGCCCAGATGGGCTGTGCGGGCGTGCGCTGGGACGCCGCCAAGCACGTCCCGATGTGGTTCTTCGACGAGTACCTCAACGAGTGGGTCGACCAGCACGACCTCTTCCGCGTGGGCGAGGTCTTCGACGGCGACGTCGACTTCCTGGAAGCGTACGTCGACACGGGGATGAACTGCTTCGACTATCCCCTCTTCTTTACCATGCACGACGCCCTTCGGGAGGGCGGCGATATGCGCTGGCTGCAAGGCGTCATCGAGCACGGTGACTGCCTGCTCGGCCGGGACTCCTATCACGCCTCGACGTTCGTCGCGAATCACGACGAGGGGCCGCCGCAGTTGCAGCGGCTGGCCTACGCGTTCATCCTCACGGCCCCGGGCTATCCGATCGTCTACAGCAACCACGCCAACGAGGAAGGCGTCGATTACGCCGCGCCGTGGCTACAGAACCTCGTCTGGATCAAGCGCACGCTGGCGAGCGGCGAGTACTACATTCGCCACGCCGACCGGGATCTGTTCGTCCACGAGCGCCACGGGAACCTCCTGACCGGGATCAACAAGGCCGACGCACCACGGACCGAATGGGTCTACACTGGCTTCGAGGACGAGACGCTCGTCGACTACACGGGCCAGCTCGACGACATCACGACGGCCGAAGACGGCTGGGTCGAACTCACGGTCCCGAAGAACGGCTGGGTCTGCTACGCGCCGGAGTAGTCGATCGGTACTATTCGACCGTTTCGTCGACGATTGCTTCCAGTTCGCTCTGCAGGTGACCGTTCGAGGCGATCACTTCGATCGAGTCGTCTTCGACCCGAGCAGGCCGCTTGCGGACCCTCCCGCCGGCTTCCTCGACGAGCAGGGTCCCGGCGGCGACGTCCCACTCCTGTAGCGAGAGCACGACGTAGCCGTCGGCGTGACCCGACGCGACCTGACAGAGATTGAGGGCCGCGCTCCCGACCCGGCGGAACTTCGAGTCGCGGTCGAGCAACGCGCTGGCGACGTCCCAGTCGATCTGTCGCCGGTCGGCGTGGCGCTCGCTGAGCCGCCCGAAGACGAACGCGCCAGGCAGTTCGTCCTGTTCCGTCACCGACAGCGACAGTCCGTCGAGATCTTCGACACCGCCGATTCCTGCCACGCCGTCGTGGACGAATGCCCCCTCCCCACGGACGCCGTACCACAGACGATCGAGTGCGGCCGGCGGCGAGACGACGACACCCACTTGCGAAGCGCCGTCGACCGCCAGCGCGATCGAGACGCAGTAGTAGGGAAACCCGGTTGCGAAGTTGGCCGTCCCGTCGATCGGGTCGACGATCCATTCACGGCCCTCGCGCGCGAGCGTCTCGCCAGTGCCTTCCTCGCCGACGATGGTGTCGTCGGGGAACCGTTCGCCCAGAACGTCCAGGATCGCGTCCTGACTGGCGTGGTCGGCCGCCGTCACCAGATCGTTGATGTTCTCCTTGGATTCGGTGCCGTCGGCGACCCGGTGGTCGCCGCGGTAGTCGGCCATCGCCTCGATTCCAGCTGCCCCGGCCTCTATCGCGGCGTCGAGTTCGGCCTCGTAGTCCATGCAGGCGCCAGGTGCGCCGTGGGCGAAAGTCCACCGCTTCGGCTCCAGCGTGGACTGTCTAGCGAACGTGTTCGGGGAAATCCTTGGCCAGGAAGCGATCCTACGCCCGCTCGATGAGCCAGCACGTCGACTACCCGGCACTCGCGGCGACCGACGCACCGACGGACCGACCGGTCGAGACGCTCGACGTCCGGTCGCTCGGGCCGCCCCATCCGCTTCGACGGACCCTGGAAACGCTGGCGGAGTTGCCCGAGGAAACTGTTCTGGTCCAGCGTAACGACCGCGCTCCACAGCACCTCTACCCGAAACTCGACGACCGGGGCTACGCCTACGAGACCGTCGAGGGCGAAGAGGCGACGTCGACCGTGATCTGGGACCGATGACGCCTGCGGAGGCCGTTCGGGCGCTGGCGGCGATCCACGACCACGGCGAGCAAATCCGCCAGCAGG
The Halapricum salinum genome window above contains:
- a CDS encoding alpha-amylase domain-containing protein — encoded protein: MSRDLFDTAVSDDVIDGNRAGTETVAGPTGATLAASGETNGGEPVALQYFDYDDTVGPDGDHWERITRETELIARSGYDAVWVQPPMEPNTPDSNGYNPRDHLTWDSPLGSEAEFERMVDALGNARHGEVGVYIDAIVNHTATDDPGGGTYAHLDDPEYYHHPHDGGRTKMQLFDLWDLDQTHEMVSRHLRAYVEKIAQMGCAGVRWDAAKHVPMWFFDEYLNEWVDQHDLFRVGEVFDGDVDFLEAYVDTGMNCFDYPLFFTMHDALREGGDMRWLQGVIEHGDCLLGRDSYHASTFVANHDEGPPQLQRLAYAFILTAPGYPIVYSNHANEEGVDYAAPWLQNLVWIKRTLASGEYYIRHADRDLFVHERHGNLLTGINKADAPRTEWVYTGFEDETLVDYTGQLDDITTAEDGWVELTVPKNGWVCYAPE
- a CDS encoding inositol monophosphatase family protein translates to MDYEAELDAAIEAGAAGIEAMADYRGDHRVADGTESKENINDLVTAADHASQDAILDVLGERFPDDTIVGEEGTGETLAREGREWIVDPIDGTANFATGFPYYCVSIALAVDGASQVGVVVSPPAALDRLWYGVRGEGAFVHDGVAGIGGVEDLDGLSLSVTEQDELPGAFVFGRLSERHADRRQIDWDVASALLDRDSKFRRVGSAALNLCQVASGHADGYVVLSLQEWDVAAGTLLVEEAGGRVRKRPARVEDDSIEVIASNGHLQSELEAIVDETVE
- a CDS encoding DUF2249 domain-containing protein; translated protein: MSQHVDYPALAATDAPTDRPVETLDVRSLGPPHPLRRTLETLAELPEETVLVQRNDRAPQHLYPKLDDRGYAYETVEGEEATSTVIWDR